In the genome of Sphingomonas sp. LR60, the window CTCGCCCTTGGGTTTGTCGGCCCACAGCACATGGCTGACCCCGCGGATCGTCGGCTCCAGCGGATGGACCGGCTCATACGCCGCCCGCACCAACTCGCGGATCACACGGCTCAACTCGACGATCCGCGCCGCGCCCAAATTGTCCAGCCCGGTGTACGCCCCCTGCGGCTCGACGATCGCATAGTAATTGCCACCATAAGCGACATCGATCGACAGCGGCCCGAACCCCGGCACGTCGATCTGCAACCCTTGGATCGCCAAATAGGCCGGCACGTTGCGGATCTTCACCGAGCGGACGCGATTGCCCTCAGCGGCATAATCGATCTCGATCACCCCCGCGGGCACCTCGACGCGCAAGCGTCCCGGTTCGCGCGGCGTGATCAGGCCGTTCTCCAGCCCGAAGGTGATCATCCCGATCGTGCCATGCCCGCACATCGGCAGACACCCGGACGTCTCGATGAACAGGATCGCTGCATCCGCATCGCCGCACGGCGGGTACAGGAACCCGCCCGACATCATGTCGTGCCCGCGCGGCTCGAAGCACAAGCCGGTGCGGATCCAGTCGAAACGCGCGAGAAAGTCCTGCCGCCGCTCCGCCATGCTGGCGCCCCGCAGCAACGGGGCGCCACCGGCTACCAGACGGACGGGATTGCCCGCCGTGTGGCCATCGATGCAGAAGAAGGTGTGGCGCATCAGGCCGCGAGAGCCTCCTTGAGCACCGGCCGCGTCGCCGCGCACTTCTCGACCATCGCGATCACCTCGGCTCGGCGTGCGCCTTCCAGCGGCAGTCGCGGCAGACGGACGCGCTCCGACCCGCGGCCCATGATCTCCTCGGCAAGCTTGATCGACTGCACCAGATCATGCTCGGCATCCAGGTGGAGCAGCGGCATG includes:
- a CDS encoding 4-hydroxyproline epimerase, encoding MRHTFFCIDGHTAGNPVRLVAGGAPLLRGASMAERRQDFLARFDWIRTGLCFEPRGHDMMSGGFLYPPCGDADAAILFIETSGCLPMCGHGTIGMITFGLENGLITPREPGRLRVEVPAGVIEIDYAAEGNRVRSVKIRNVPAYLAIQGLQIDVPGFGPLSIDVAYGGNYYAIVEPQGAYTGLDNLGAARIVELSRVIRELVRAAYEPVHPLEPTIRGVSHVLWADKPKGEGADGRNAVFYGERAIDRSPCGTGTSARLAHLAATGRLKVGDRFVHESYIGSRFIGRVEADTMIGDQAAIVPSIEGSAIATGFNTIWIDREDPFFAGFTVV